Below is a window of Xiphophorus couchianus chromosome 1, X_couchianus-1.0, whole genome shotgun sequence DNA.
TCACATTGATATGTACTGAAACTTTGCaactcatttctttttaatacagaaattgacagaaaaattGAACAGCATTCAAGTGACCACAGACAACGAAGTGTTCCACCACTATACACTGtgtttattgaattaaaaaataagtcaGAGCTGcacatgttaataaaaaaagaaaataaaagtataatatCCAAAAAGATGTCTTGGTTAGTACAGAATCACTGCAACTGCTTAATGTAGTGTTGTAGCCATTTTTAAACTGCTAAACATAAGCACAACTGCTATTACTCCATTTGAAGTAAAAGTAGTAACTAAAATTATTAACTACAGTAAAATTACTCTTACTATTATCTTTAAATACAGTAGATATGGAGaaacataatgaaaaagaaacaaaatgaatgacatGCCTGCGCAAGTAATCACAGCCCTAGTAAGCCCTTTTAGAAAGTAAAAAGGCACAAACAtattaactattttaaaaaaaagaatcaccgAAATAAAACACTGCCAATTTGGAAACATGAAAGCCCAAGaacaaatttaaacagaattgtGTCTCTTTGTGACTTATGAGCAAACATACTTTACTTGTGACATATTGGTCAATCCAGAAGGAGCCGAATACTGTCACGCTAGTGTAGATCTTTGTCAGCAGTATATGCACAAATTATTACAGACTATTTATTATCAGAAGCTTCCGAGTCACTACCAAAGTCGTCATCAGAAGTATCATCAAAACTAACACTTTCTGCTCCTGACAAAGTCTGTAGATAATGTTCTCTTGCCTgcagtttcatttgttttaagtgCTGTAGCTCTCTGAGGATGATGCTCTGGAGACCTCTTAGAGCTTCATCAGTTAGGGAACAGGACGAACCTTTAAAATTGAAcataagtaaaaataacaattaataGAAAATTTAGATGTTTTAACTCTTGATAGGTTTATACATTActtaaaaacatacttttaaattTGCCTCTCGATAACAGGCGGGGAAGCTCCTTTAGAGCATCTTTATAGGATGACAGAGATTTCCAATGACGGTCCATCTCTCCTATGAGGATCCTCTTTTCCTCTTCCAGTCTCTTTACTGTCATAATGCCATCGAATGCCCTCCTTTTTGTGGCAAGACTGACAGAGTCTGAAATGCATTTaggaaaaagacaaattaactCAGTTTGAATTTGTAATAAAGTTTAGGTCAACACCTGGAGTATCTAGCCACATTATCTGTCAGGTATGATGACAGTATAAAATGTATTAGTGTATGTTTATTTACCACTGTCTGATTGCTGCCATGGCAATGCTGTGTCACCGGACAGGATCTCTTCTAAAGATAGTGCTTCTGTGCCTGTAACAGTCTTGTAGTTTTCTAAAGCCAATGCTAAGATGTTTTTCTCCTGTCTTATTTTGCGACGAGCCTTGGCACGAGCTTTGTTTCCGTCTATGTTTTTATAAAGACGCTGAGATCGCCTTTTGATGCTCGCAGCCAGAACCTCAATTCTGCCTGCCAAGGAGTCCGGATAAGTTGTGCTAGATGTTGCTGATGATGATAAATATGGGAAATGCAGTTAACATAGAAGCACTTTTGGAACTTCCTCTAATTTTTGAACTCTATTAGCTCACCTTTTGCCCACTCCTTAATATCATGGACCCAGTCATCAAGTTGACTGTCAGTCACCAAAAGCTCAATTTTTAAGGACTCCAAGTTCTGATGTTGTTTTTGAAGAGCTTTTGTGGCCTGCATTGTcaatttcaaagaaataaaaaaaaaaatcagatcacAGCATGTATAGGAATTAACAAACATCAACAGTTTCACTACCTTCTGATATCGACGGGTTAGTGAGGTGGCCAAGTTGTCAAGTTTTTGCTGATTCCAGCGCATGGCCATAAGAGTCAGCATGTCTGTCCGTCCTGCAAACAGAAAGAGGCCCACAATAGTAGAGTTTTCCTTTATCGTAATTAGTTAAAATTTCAGGAAAGAAATCTTTGGTCTTCTCACCAGCTTTTGACATATGTTTTGTCGTAACAGCAATCCTTGAGAGAAATGCATTGCACTGCTCAACTTCTTCCCCTAGAGTCAAGCCAGCACCATCTTGATATGCTCCACTCCACTTAGCCTAAATAAAAGCATGCACGCACAAACAATATCAACTGAGTCAACGATGTTCATGCAGTTATGTTCTAGCAAGGTTATTCCATGTCTAGTCAGTTTTCCTTACCTCACATTTGAAGTCATGGGCTTTGGCATGGAACACGGAGAGGAATGGCTTCATTTGAAGCAGGTGTTGGAGCTCAGGACAGCTTTTCGATACTTTCTCAAGATATGGCCAGTACTTGCATGTTACATCCATGCAAAAAAATGTGATCCGTCTGTTGGCCAGCCTTTGCTGCAAGTACAAGGGGTATGCAAATATCTCACCCCTATACATGTTCAGGGCACAAAGTAGCACCCCATGTCTGCACACCGCTAGCTCCAATCCCTCCTCGTCCAGTTTGCTGCTGGATCTGTGAGAGGTCTCTCTGGCTGCTGACCATTGCCCACCACAGACACCTCTTCCAAAAGTCTAGAATGCATAAAATTAAGTCAGGCACACCGTCATTACAGGCTAAAAGGTTACTGTCGTTATACACTTATAATCTGCAGTCTTAAATGTTTGGTTGATTTGTGTATATAGTCCACAAATTGTCCTACGTCTTCATCCTTGGCTATGAACAGGTCCTGAAATAGGGCCTGTTCCTCcgatctgaaaaaaaaaagcacttaatAGGTGTTATGGTCCACAGGTAGTGAACATCACTAACTTATACAAAGAATTGTTATATTGAACACATTTTACAATACCTTACTGCATTCTTGAAACGGTAATGCTTGCGGTTTCCATCCACTGAAACTGCAAGCTTGACACTTGAAGGGATCCTT
It encodes the following:
- the LOC114146242 gene encoding uncharacterized protein LOC114146242, with the protein product MYRGEIFAYPLYLQQRLANRRITFFCMDVTCKYWPYLEKVSKSCPELQHLLQMKPFLSVFHAKAHDFKCEAKWSGAYQDGAGLTLGEEVEQCNAFLSRIAVTTKHMSKAGRTDMLTLMAMRWNQQKLDNLATSLTRRYQKATKALQKQHQNLESLKIELLVTDSQLDDWVHDIKEWAKATSSTTYPDSLAGRIEVLAASIKRRSQRLYKNIDGNKARAKARRKIRQEKNILALALENYKTVTGTEALSLEEILSGDTALPWQQSDSDSVSLATKRRAFDGIMTVKRLEEEKRILIGEMDRHWKSLSSYKDALKELPRLLSRGKFKSSSCSLTDEALRGLQSIILRELQHLKQMKLQAREHYLQTLSGAESVSFDDTSDDDFGSDSEASDNK